A genomic window from Glycine max cultivar Williams 82 chromosome 17, Glycine_max_v4.0, whole genome shotgun sequence includes:
- the LOC100777716 gene encoding F-box protein PP2-A12: MGIRFSSSQAAPSESSPASSLGELPESCVAQIMTYMDPPQICKLATLNRAFRGASSADFVWESKLPPNYDVLLRRIFADFPSHLGKRGIYARLCRLNSLDDGTKKVWLDRGMGKLCLCVSAKGLSITGIDDRRNWNHIPTDESRFSSVAYLQQIWWFEVDGEVEFPFPAGKYSVFFRIHLGRAGKRFGRRVCNTEHVHGWDKKPVRFQLWTSDGQYVASQCFLNGPGKWIYYHAGDFVVEDGNASTKVKFSMTQIDCTHTKGGLCLDSVLIYPSEFRKVKAFLNYS; the protein is encoded by the exons ATGGGTATTCGCTTTTCGTCCTCCCAGGCGGCGCCGTCGGAATCGTCGCCGGCGTCGAGTTTGGGCGAATTGCCCGAGAGTTGTGTCGCTCAGATCATGACCTACATGGATCCGCCCCAGATTTGCAAGCTCGCAACCCTCAATCGCGCTTTTCGCGGCGCTTCCTCCGCCGATTTCGTCTGGGAGTCCAAGCTGCCGCCCAATTACGACGTCCTTCTCCGCCGCATCTTCGCCGATTTCCCCTCCCATTTGGGCAAGAGAGGGATTTACGCCAGGCTTTGCAGGCTCAATTCTCTCGACGACGGCACCAAG AAAGTTTGGCTGGATCGAGGCATGGGTAAACTGTGTTTGTGCGTTTCGGCCAAGGGACTCTCCATAACAGGGATTGATGATAGGAGAAACTGGAACCATATCCCCACTGACGAATCTAG ATTCAGCAGTGTTGCATACCTCCAGCAAATCTGGTGGTTTGAAGTGGATGGGGAAGTTGAGTTCccatttccagctgggaaatacAGCGTATTCTTCAGAATACATCTGGGGCGAGccggcaagaggtttggacGACGAGTCTGCAACACCGAGCATGTTCATGGTTGGGACAAAAAGCCTGTACGTTTCCAGCTATGGACTTCAGATGGACAGTATGTTGCATCCCAGTGTTTTCTGAACGGACCAGGTAAATGGATCTATTACCACGCAGGCGATTTTGTTGTCGAGGATGGCAATGCATCAACAAAAGTTAAATTCTCTATGACTCAAATTGATTGCACACATACTAAAGGGGGTCTCTGTTTAGATTCTGTGCTGATATATCCAAGTGAATTCAGAAAGGTTAAAGCATTTTTAAACTACTCTTAA
- the LOC100777890 gene encoding scarecrow-like protein 28, which yields MLAGCSSSTLLSPRHRLRSEAPAQFQACHFQLPSSMSTQRLDLPSCTTATFTRNNKDHHHHQPLRPVGLSVDQKHIEAKTSTCSLKQHIRLPPLAITASATPLVEESSIINDNNNKSLKKRLAAEHHDDSFAKRKKSSSTTECDWFQPDVVETTTLGGFNNNNTSLVSFSSEEQERVCFLPSEVVSHSAPFPLNPWLESCVTKITNFGEGSHRHPHHHHHPHHHNDHASGSVSNASSESQSLRLNDNVSEHEVGNGSGNPYYHHRKVEAGEEDDHHGFELVSLLTGCVDAIGSRNVTAINHFIAKLGDLASPKGTTSISRICAYFTEALAIRVTRLWPHVFHIAAATTSRDMVEDDESATALRLLNQVTPIPKFLHFTSNEMLLRAFEGKDRVHIIDFDIKQGLQWPSLFQSLASRSNPPIHVRITGIGESKQDLNETGERLAGFAEVLNLPFEFHPVVDRLEDVRLWMLHVKEHETVAVNCVSQLHKTLHDGSGGALRDFLGLIRSTKPSVVVVAEQEAEHNHTRLEARVCNSLKYYSALFDSIEESGLPIESAVRVKIEEMYGKEIRNIIACEGRERVERHESFGNWRRMMVEQGGFRCMSVTERELSQSQMLLKMYSCESYSVKKQEKEGATGVTLSWLEQPLYTVSAWGPVDAAAGTSSSFSHPS from the coding sequence ATGTTGGCTGGGTGTTCTAGTTCGACATTGTTGTCACCAAGGCACAGATTGAGGAGCGAAGCACCAGCACAGTTTCAAGCCTGCCACTTCCAGCTACCTTCTTCCATGAGCACGCAGAGATTGGACCTGCCATCATGCACCACCGCCACCTTCACTCGCAACAACAAagaccatcatcatcatcagccCCTAAGACCAGTGGGCCTCTCCGTGGATCAGAAACACATCGAAGCCAAGACCAGCACCTGTTCTCTCAAGCAACACATTCGACTCCCACCTCTTGCCATCACTGCATCAGCAACACCATTGGTGGAAGAGTCATCCATCATcaacgacaacaacaacaagagtTTGAAGAAGAGGCTCGCGGCGGAACACCACGACGATTCCTTCGCCAAGAGGAAAAAGAGTAGCAGTACTACTGAGTGTGATTGGTTTCAGCCTGATGTTGTTGAGACTACTACTTTAGGagggtttaacaacaacaacacttcACTTGTTTCTTTCTCCTCAGAGGAACAAGAGAGGGTTTGTTTTCTTCCTTCTGAAGTGGTGTCtcattctgcacctttcccTTTGAACCCCTGGCTGGAATCATGCGTAACAAAGATCACAAATTTCGGCGAGGGTAGCCACCGTCATCCTCATCATCACCACCACCCCCACCACCACAACGACCATGCCTCAGGCTCCGTCTCCAATGCTTCCTCGGAGAGCCAAAGCCTGAGACTAAACGACAACGTTTCAGAACACGAAGTGGGAAACGGTTCAGGGAACCCTTACTACCATCACCGCAAGGTGGAAGCAGGGGAAGAAGACGACCATCACGGGTTCGAGCTCGTGAGCTTGCTCACCGGCTGCGTCGACGCAATTGGATCGAGAAACGTCACTGCAATCAACCATTTCATAGCAAAATTGGGTGATCTTGCTTCCCCCAAAGGAACAACCTCGATAAGCCGCATTTGCGCTTACTTCACAGAAGCATTAGCCATCAGAGTCACGAGGCTCTGGCCTCACGTTTTTCACATCGCCGCCGCCACCACTTCACGCGACATGGTGGAGGACGATGAATCCGCCACAGCATTAAGACTTCTCAACCAAGTAACCCCAATTCCAAAGTTCCTTCATTTCACATCAAACGAGATGCTGCTGAGGGCCTTTGAAGGCAAAGACAGGGTCCACATAATagatttcgacatcaagcaagGCCTTCAATGGCCCAGCTTGTTCCAAAGCCTAGCTTCGAGGTCCAACCCTCCGATCCACGTCAGGATCACGGGGATCGGAGAGTCCAAACAGGACCTCAACGAAACCGGAGAGAGACTCGCCGGTTTTGCTGAGGTCTTAAACCTCCCCTTCGAGTTCCACCCTGTGGTGGACAGACTCGAGGACGTGAGGCTGTGGATGCTCCACGTGAAGGAGCACGAAACGGTGGCTGTGAACTGCGTTTCGCAGCTTCACAAGACACTCCACGACGGTAGCGGAGGAGCTTTAAGGGACTTCTTGGGTCTAATCCGCAGCACGAAACCCAGCGTCGTCGTCGTGGCGGAACAAGAAGCGGAGCACAACCACACGAGATTGGAGGCGAGGGTGTGCAACTCATTGAAATACTATTCAGCATTGTTTGATTCCATCGAGGAGAGTGGGCTTCCGATAGAGAGTGCGGTGAGGGTGAAAATAGAAGAGATGTACGGTAAGGAGATAAGGAACATTATTGCTTGCGAAGGAAGGGAGAGGGTGGAGAGGCACGAGAGTTTCGGGAATTGGAGGAGGATGATGGTGGAGCAAGGAGGGTTCAGATGCATGAGTGTTACCGAAAGAGAATTGAGCCAGAGCCAGATGCTGTTGAAGATGTATTCTTGCGAGAGTTACAGTGTGAAGAAACAAGAGAAGGAAGGAGCAACAGGAGTTACTCTTAGTTGGTTGGAGCAACCTTTGTACACTGTCTCTGCTTGGGGTCCTGTTGATGCTGCTGCGGGTACCTCGTCCTCGTTTTCTCATCCAAGTTGA
- the LOC100777192 gene encoding phosphatidylinositol glycan anchor biosynthesis class U protein produces MMKKKVQWFWTWVLGSVVLRLILLFFPKNLNLSSRPEVSTPLTSLRRLAEGYWLKQSSLSPYAGSMYHGSPLLLTLLGPLTVRRIEGQPDHLLCSLVFVIADVVSAMLICAAGEKLKVAYISSLQSLGLHNLTENSEFLPSGDFAALVYLWNPFTIVACVGLSTSAIENLMVVLSLYGACSRLAPLAAFGWVMATHLSLYPAILIIPVILLLGYGPDAPPRKLFCQRKNLEGGNSIPSDSCSEEEAKNQLKVANVFSWRPVVLFLFWALLWSSYVLVLCGIYVQQYGGLQELFKRTYGFILTIQDLSPNIGVLWYFFAEVFDFFRNFFLIVFHGNILLMIAPLALRLNHRPCFLAFVYIVISSMLKSYPSVGDSALYLGLLGLFAYELKDMQFSFFLFSGYIGVSLLSPVMHNLWIWRGTGNANFYFATAIAYVCLQIILVVESVSAMLNHDRKLTKLYTAKLQNIKS; encoded by the exons atgatgaagaagaaggtgCAATGGTTCTGGACTTGGGTTCTTGGTTCCGTCGTTTTGAGGCTCATTCTCCTCTTCTTCCCCAAAAATCTCAACCTCTCTTCTCGCCCCGAAGTCTCCACCCCCCTCACCAGCCTCCGTCGTC TGGCCGAGGGTTACTGGCTGAAGCAGTCATCGCTGTCACCCTATGCTG GATCAATGTACCATGGTTCCCCTTTGTTATTGACGCTTCTCGGCCCGCTCACAGTTAGAAG AATTGAAGGACAACCCGATCATCTTTTATGCAG CTTGGTTTTTGTGATTGCAGATGTGGTCAGTGCAATGCTTATTTGTGCTGCTGGTGAAAAACTCAAGGTGGCATACATTTCAAGTTTGCAATCCCTTGGCCTTCATAATTTGACAGAGAATTCAG AGTTTCTTCCTTCAGGAGATTTTGCTGCTCTTGTATACTTATGGAATCCTTTCACAATAGTTGCATGCGTTGGTCTATCCACATCTGCAATTGAGAACTTGATGGTTGTGTTATCACTTTATGGAGCATGTTCAC GACTAGCTCCACTGGCAGCTTTTGGGTGGGTCATGGCTACACACTTGTCTCTGTACCCTGCAATCCTTATTATCCCA GTGATATTGCTATTGGGATATGGTCCTGATGCTCCTCCTAGGAAATTATTCTGTCAAAGAAAAAATCTTGAAGGTGGCAATTCTATCCCAAGTGATAGTTGTTCAGAAGAGGAAGCAAAAAATCAGCTAAAGGTGGCAAATGTATTCTCATGGAGGCCAGTTGTGCTTTTTTTGTTCTGGGCTTTGCTGTGGTCATCCTACGTCTTGGTCCTTTGTGGCATTTATGTCCAACAGTATGGTGGTCTACAGGAGTTGTTCAAAAG AACCTATGGCTTCATTCTTACCATACAAGATCTGTCTCCAAACATTGGTGTTTTGTG GTACTTCTTTGCAGaagtttttgattttttcagaaaTTTCTTCCTGATAGTATTTCATGGGAATATTCTATTGATGATAGCACCATTAGCCTTACGGCTTAATCATCGGCCGTGCTTTCTAGCTTTTGTATATATTGTGATATCTTCTATGTTGAAGTCTTATCCTTCA GTTGGTGATTCAGCTCTGTATTTGGGTTTACTTGGGTTGTTTGCATATGAACTCAAAG ATATGCAGTTTTCATTCTTCCTGTTTTCTGGCTATATTGGGGTTTCACTTCTTAGCCCTGTGATGCACAATCTATGGATATGGAGG GGTACTGGAAATGCAAATTTTTACTTTGCGACTGCAATTGCTTATGTGTGCTTGCAG ATCATTCTGGTAGTTGAGAGTGTTAGTGCCATGCTCAATCATGACAGAAAACTCACCAAGCTATATACTGCAAAGCTTCAAAACATCAAATCTtga
- the LOC100778423 gene encoding arginase 1, mitochondrial — MSIITRRGIRYMPRLDAAKVSAALLEKGQNRVIDASLTLIRERAKLKGELVRALGGAKATSTLLGVPLGHNSSFLQGPAFAPPRIREAIWCGSTNSTTEEGKELQDARVLTDVGDVPIQEIRDCGVDDHRLMNVIGESVKLVMEEDPLCPLVLGGDHSISFPVIRAVSEKLGGPVDVLHLDAHPDNYDAFEGNIYSHASSFARVMEGDYVRRLLQVGIRSITAEGRAQAKKFGVEQYEMRTFSRDRPFLENLKLGEGVKGVYISIDVDCLDPAFAPGVSHIEPGGLSFRDVLNILHNLQGAVVAGDVVEFNPQRDTVDGMTAMVAAKLVRELAAKISK; from the exons ATGTCAATTATAACACGCAGAGGCATCCGTTACATGCCAAGACTAGATGCAGCAAAAGTATCTGCTGCTTTGCTAGAAAAAGGCCAAAATCGTGTCATAGATGCTTCACTTACACTTATTCGAGAAAGAGCAAAGCTTAAG GGAGAACTTGTGCGTGCTTTGGGAGGTGCTAAAGCAACTTCAACTCTTCTTGGAGTTCCTTTGGGACATAATTCATCGTTCCTTCAAGGGCCTGCATTTGCACCTCCTCGCATTAGGGAGGCCATTTGGTGTGGTAGCACCAACTCAACAACTGAAGAAG GCAAGGAATTACAAGATGCACGAGTGCTAACTGATGTTGGTGATGTTCCTATCCAGGAAATTCGAGATTGTGGGGTAGATGATCACAGATTAATGAATGTAATTGGTGAATCTGTAAAGTTAGTGATGGAGGAG GATCCATTATGTCCCTTAGTTTTAGGCGGTGATCACTCAATATCATTTCCAGTTATCAGAGCTGTCTCTGAGAAGCTTGGAGGACCAGTTGATGTTCTTCATCTTGATGCGCATCCTGATAACTATGATGCCTTTGAAGGAAACATTTATTCACATGCTTCTTCTTTTGCTCGAGTCATGGAGGGTGACTATGTTCGACGTCTCTTGCAG GTTGGTATTAGATCAATAACAGCTGAAGGGCGTGCACAAGCCAAAAAATTTGGTGTTGAGCAATATGAAATGCGAACATTTTCAAGGGATCGCCCCTTTCTAGAGAACCTG AAACTAGGGGAAGGTGTTAAAGGTGTATATATCTCAATAGATGTGGATTGTCTCGATCCCGCCTTTGCTCCAGGAGTGTCTCACATAGAGCCAGGAGGTCTTTCTTTCCGTGATGTTCTCAACATCCTGCACAATCTTCAAGGCGCTGTTGTTGCTGGAGACGTGGTCGAATTTAACCCGCAACGTGATACCGTTGATGGAATGACTGCCATGGTAGCTGCTAAGCTGGTCAGAGAACTGGCTGCAAAGATTTCTAAATGA
- the LOC100777000 gene encoding plant UBX domain-containing protein 8, whose protein sequence is MARPNQEAVETFVSITGLTEAVALQKLEEHGGNLNEAVNAHFSEGDRNLTTGSRNSSAVFPQDDFMDIDDQHDAGIPRIPSLLPALAANVNPFSLLDPTIGRGIFGTRFDSTIEAPFVTHPREVREIPIEVKDGSQSTPQAGHVPSIEDVTGTVDAHGPDIHGTVIIDDEDDDDIPPAQIAHQDEQTQKILADTSLNSSVRPSAPESENLPDYSNDIEEEMIRAAIEASKQEAEENYRNHKLDRQIDLSESGSQPRQSYLEDPELAHAVSLSLKTAEQEKALRVHGGDSGSPTAGPSKSSEAGLGEVTSNGRLQAGSLSFHDEAEDVEEQPLVRNRSRHMSSGSTGLGKDVELAEASTLPSTATVTATQDSSNPHHNGNSFPDEWGGISSEEHDEAVMLEAAMFGGIPEGTGYHYGYAPHEFMQNRGFNPRPQYRPPSPSLAAQRLIREQQDDEYLASLQADREKELKAMEEAEAAREEERQRAEDSRRKLQEEQELETKLAAKEVSLPPEPSSDDDNAVNLMVKMPDGNRRGRRFLRSDRLQSLFDYIDIGRVVKPGSYRLVRPYPRRAFSDGESAATLDELGLTNKQEALFLELI, encoded by the exons ATGGCGAGGCCTAATCAGGAGGCAGTCGAGACGTTCGTCAGCATCACTGGCTTGACAGAAGCAGTAGCGCTGCAAAAATTAGAG GAGCATGGCGGTAATCTCAATGAAGCAGTCAATGCACATTTTAGTGAAGGAGACAGAAATCTAACGACCGG CTCTCGCAACAGCTCTGCCGTATTTCCTCAAGATGATTTCATGGATATAGATGATCAGCATGATGCAGGAATTCCCAGAATTCCATCACTACTTCCAGCTTTAGCAGCAAATGTTAATCCATTTTCTCTTCTTGATCCAACAATTGGGAGAGGTATATTTGGTACACGTTTTGATTCAACAATCGAGGCACCATTTGTTACCCATCCAAGAGAGGTAAGGGAGATTCCTATAGAGGTTAAGGATGGCAGTCAATCCACTCCTCAAGCTGGCCATGTTCCATCCATTGAAGATGTCACTGGAACTGTCGATGCCCATGGTCCAGATATCCATGGGACTGTCAtaattgatgatgaagatgatgacgaTATTCCACCTGCACAGATTGCACATCAAGATGAGCAAACACAAAAGATCTTGGCTGATACTTCACTCAATAGCAGTGTTAGACCTAGTGCTCCTGAATCTGAGAATTTGCCAGATTACAGCAATGacatagaagaagaaatgatTCGTGCAGCCATTGAGGCTTCTAAACAGGAGGCTGAGGAAAATTATAGAAATCACAAACTTGACAGGCAAATT GACTTAAGTGAATCAGGATCACAGCCAAGGCAATCATATTTGGAGGATCCTGAGCTTGCCCATGCAGTTTCATTGTCCCTGAAG ACAGCAGAGCAAGAAAAAGCATTGCGAGTACACGGGGGAGATTCTGGATCACCAACAGCAGGGCCATCTAAGTCATCAGAGGCTGGACTAGGGGAAGTGACATCAAATGGAAG ATTACAGGCAGGAAGCTTGTCATTTCATGATGAAGCTGAAGATGTTGAGGAGCAGCCACTGGTTAGGAATAGATCTAGACATATGTCTTCGGGATCCACAGGATTGGGCAAAGATGTTGAACTTGCTGAGGCTAGCACACTACCAAGCACAGCAACAGTGACTGCAACACAGGATAGCAGTAATCCTCATCATAATGGAAATTCCTTCCCAGATGAG tgGGGTGGCATTTCTTCAGAGGAGCATGATGAAGCAGTAATGCTTGAAGCGGCAATGTTTGGTGGAATTCCAGAAGGGACTGGGTATCACTATGGTTATGCACCACATGAGTTTATGCAAAATAGGGGTTTCAATCCCCGGCCCCAATATCGTCCTCCTTCACCATCACTGGCAGCTCAACGCTTGATAAGGGAACAGCAG GATGATGAATATCTTGCATCGTTACAAGCAGACAGAGAAAAAGAATTGAAGGCCATGGAGGAAGCTGAGGCTGCTCGTGAAGAGGAAAGACAGAGAGCAGAAGACTCTCGCAGGAAATTACAGGAAGAACAG GAATTGGAAACAAAATTAGCAGCCAAAGAAGTCTCACTACCACCAGAACCATCCTCAGATGATGATAATGCTGTAAACTTGATGGTAAAAATGCCAGATGGCAATCGTCGTGGACGTCGATTCCTAAGATCTGATAGGCTACAG TCTCTGTTTGACTACATAGATATTGGTAGGGTGGTGAAACCAGGCAGTTACAGACTG GTGAGACCATATCCTAGGCGTGCTTTTAGTGATGGAGAAAGCGCCGCGACATTGGATGAACTTGGCCTAACCAACAAGCAAGAAGCTTTGTTTTTAGAGTTAATCTGA